In Cutaneotrichosporon cavernicola HIS019 DNA, chromosome: 1, one DNA window encodes the following:
- a CDS encoding uncharacterized protein (Belongs to the major facilitator superfamily. Sugar transporter (TC 2.A.1.1) family) produces the protein MTAGYVPLATSPRGSASALVDDRAAPEVDEAAVVVLGEDTVTPFVWALVCAAAISGLLFGYDTGVISGTLVVIGTDLGAELTTHQKEAITSATTLGALFGGLGAGALSDARGRKGVLFLANIVFIVGALLQAAAHAVSTMVVGRFIVGLGVGLASCIAPLYIGELAPTRMRGRLVTVNAVVCTFGQVVAYTIGALFARAPGGWRWMVGLGALPAAVQLASLGFLPESPRILLLRGDTRAVERVLARVYPLATKGDVARKVEIMARAVAQSVEIEKTTTMRQRAASLFRVGAYRRALVIGCGLQALQQACGFNTLMYYSASIFAAMGFKNATATGLIIATVNCVFTLVALKIIDPIGRRPIMLYTVPLMALALFSTSFFFGQLTHGTDGVLVPGTEYPRSQALLVLLSMMFFVAAYATGSGNIPWQQGELFPLEVRGLGTSLCTATNWSVNLLVAATFLSLMEAATPAGAFALYAVVCLVGWVFVWRCYPETSGLSLEEVSEVFADDFGVKKSDAMRRAHGLGAARRQHHKERLAGAFRIFARLGYDEGVAGHITVRDVVNPHAFWVNPYGVAFDQMTASDLLLIDHDGNVLGGGKDGDGQLFNAAGFAIHGSIHRQRQDIHAAAHSHSYFGRAFSCLGRNIDLASVEGAQYGETVRLYDDFGGVVLDDAEGLAICKALGPAGKGAILQNHGILTAAGTVDAAVAYFVRLERLCQAQLEADAADGPRVLTDSEVHAVFAEQGGEEVAYEQAQELYEWLEAVDGQDYKL, from the exons ATGACTGCGGGCTATGTCCCTCTCGCGACGTCGCCACGGGGCTCGGCCTCtgcgctcgtcgatgaccgcgccgcgcccgaggtggatgaggccgccgtcgtcgtgctGGGCGAAGACACAGTCACGCCCTTTGTATGGGCCCTGGTCTGCGCTGCAGCGATCTCAGGCCTGTTATTCGG CTACGACACGGGCGTGATTAGCGGTACACT tgTCGTGATAGGcaccgacctcggcgccgaaCTCACAACCCACCAGAAGGAGGCGATaacgagcgcgacgactCTCGGTGCCCTCTTCGGCGGCCTGGGCGCCGGCGCACTTTCAGACGCTCGGGGGCGGAAAGGCGTCCTCTTCCTAGCCAACATCGTCTTTATagtcggcgcgctcctccaGGCCGCGGCACACGCCGTCTCCACCATGGTAGTTGGGCGTTTCattgtcggcctcggagTCGGCCTTGCGTCATGCATTGCGCCGCTGTATATCGGTGAACTGGCGCCTACTCGGATGCGTGGTCGGCTGGTGACTGTAAACGCGGTCGTGTGCACCTTTGGCCAAGTCGTGGCTTACA CGATCGGTGCACTGTTCGCCCGCGCGCCGggaggatggcgatggATGGTCGGACTCGGCGCGCTTCCGGCCGCGGTACAGCTCGCTTccctcggcttcctccCCGAATCTC cgcgtatcctcctccttcgcGGTGACACGCGTGCCGTTGAGCGCGTCTTGGCACGGGTGTATCCGCTCGCTACTAAGGGTGACGTCGCGCGTAAGGTCGAGATCATGGCTCGGGCCGTGGCCCAGAgcgtcgagatcgagaagaCTACGACGATGcgccagcgcgccgccagTTTGTtccgcgtcggcgcgtaCCGCCGGGCTCTAG TGATCGGGTGCGGGCTGCAGGCGCTGCAGCAGGCGTGTGGATTCAACACTTTGATG TACTA CTCTGCATCCATCTTTGCCGCAATGGGGTTCAAGAACGCCACCGCGACTGGATTGATTATCGCCACGGTCAACTGCGTTTtcacgctcgtcgcgctcaag atCATTGACCCGATCGGACGCCGTCCCATCATGCTCTACACAGTACCATTGATGGCGCTTGCGTTATTCTCAACGTCATTCTTCTTCGGCC AATTGACGCACGGCACGGACGGCGTCCTGGTGCCCGGCACCGAATACCCTCGCTCTCAAGCACTGCTCGTTCTGCTGAGTATGATGTTCTTCGTCGCGGCCTACGCGACCGGTAGCGGCAACATCCCATGGCAGCAGGGCGAGCTCTTTCCCCTCGAAGTCCGAGGGCTGGGGACGAGCCTGTGCACCGCGACAAACTGGAGCGTCAACCTGCTCGTGGCAGCGACGTTCCTCTCACTTATGGAGGCTGCCACGCCCGCCGGCGCGTTTGCGCTGTACGCGGTGGTGTGCCTTGTGGGGTGGGTGTTCGTGTGGCGTTGTTACCCCGAGACCTCGGGGTTGAGCCTTGAGGAAGTGTCGGAAGTGTTTGCGGACGATTTTGGGGTGAAGAAGAGCGATGCGATGCGGCGCGCACACGGATTGGGTGCGGCGCGT CGCCAACACCACAAGGAACGCCTCGCCGGCGCCTTCCGCATCTTTGCGAGACTGGGCTACGACGAGGGTGTAGCGGGCCACATAACGGTGCGCGATGTTGTAAACCCGCACG CGTTCTGGGTCAACCCGTACGGCGTGGCATTCGACCAGATGACGGCGTCGGATCTACTGCTTATCGACCATGACGGGAACgtgttgggtggcggaaAGGACGGGGACGGACAGCTGTTCAATGCTGCGGGGTTTGCTATCCATGGCTCGATCCATCGACAACGGCAGGATATCCATGCCGCGGCGCATTCCCACTCGTATTTTGGCAGGGCGTTCAGCTGTCTCGGTCGCAATATCGATTTGGCCTCTGTTG AGGGAGCACAGTATGGCGAGACGGTGCGGTTATATGATGATTTTGGAGGAGTCGTCCTTGATGACGCAGAGGGGTTGGCTATTTGCAAAGCCTTGGGACCAGCAGGTAAAGGCGCCATCCTCCAGAATCACGGTATCCTCACCGCAGCCGGGACTGTCGATGCCGCAGTCGCCTACTTTGTTCGCCTGGAGAGGCTTTGCCAGGCCCAACTTGAGGCTGATGCCGCTGATGGGCCCCGCGTCCTCACCGACAGTGAGGTGCATGCCGTGTTTGCCGAGCAGGGCGGGGAAGAGGTCGCCTACGAGCAGGCACAGGAGTTGTACGAGTggctcgaggcggtcgacgGCCAGGATTACAAGTTGTAG